The Populus trichocarpa isolate Nisqually-1 chromosome 18, P.trichocarpa_v4.1, whole genome shotgun sequence genomic interval TGAATCCCCATACTTGTCCTTTGGCTCATCTATTGTGTTCTGGATGCTACCTGTGCTACTAACAAATTTAATCATATGTTTGTTGCTTCTCAACTTTATATGGTGTAGATGTTTACAACCCTCGTTTAGTATCACATGAGATTTTGATGTTTATTGAATGTCCTTTAGAGTAGGCTCATTATGAGAGTTTATGTGACCATGATTCAAATTTTGATAATTCTTTGCATTACATTCCATAAAAGTCCACTACATTAGTGTCTGATGTGTcagaatccaaaataaattgcacctataaaagttttgattttttaggtcgATCTATAACTCTCGTCTAACTATTTGAGTCCAAATTATTTAGGCCCGATTGTTGTTGAAGTTTGTCCATATTTGAGTCCATATAGTTCTTTACCCATCCAACTTTAGAATCTAATGTGTTTGTTAAAGTTTGTTGAACTTCCCTTTCACAAGCTAAAGTACCATgtcatttaataaatatttaatagagTAGTTGATTTGAACTAGTTTGGGAACTTGGACTAGGATTTGCTGAAATCTTGTTgctataaaattaacataaatagtTACAGATTTAATAAACTACATCTTGAGAGTTGGTCGATGGTATAAATGAGTTTATTACAGATATTGATACTGATACTAATAAAACTTTGTATTTTACAATTTTGATTCAGGAATTTCaacatggcaaaaaaaaaaaaggctctcAATACATGCCAACAGAAAAATATGCCTTTAATCCAAAACCATACAAGTCTTCAACACCAAACACTATAAGTGAGGAGGTTAGCAATGTTGGTCAAGAGAATATTAATGCTGGAAAAGCAAGAAGTTTTGTGTGGGAGCATTTTACAAAGCAATATATGGATGAGGTGTCAAAGCAAAATGCAATTATTATTCCAGGATACTTTCTAGGAATTCAAAATCTAGAACAAGTCATTTACGTAGCCATTATATGACTTGTAATATGAGAAAATAGCATGATGTGCAACAagaaattattacaaaaaaatattcccaTAAAAAGAGAGTAAACCATTAGTTACATACAATTTTAATGAAGAGATATCTAGGAGAGAGCTTGTGAGTACCATTATTTTACATGAATACCCATTTTTTATGGTGGACCATGTTGGATTTTGAAGATTCCTGAATGCACTTCAACCTTTGTTCAAGGTTTCTTGCtgaaataccataaaaaaattgacattttaaaagTTCATGATGATGAGGAGCAAGGTTAATGCACAAGTTAAAGAACAATATTGGTAGAGTAATAATTACAATTAACATGTGGACTTCGAACTATCAGAAAAAAGGTTCAAGATCATTACAACTCACTTCATTGATGATGAatgaaaattacaaagttaTATATTGAGGTAAGATTTATTTAATATGTGTTGTTAGTAGCTTTTGCAATTATTTATtatgtatatttattattttttttttatttagacttATTTATGTGTCATGACCACACACATAAAAAGTGCTAGTTAAAGTTTTACTTGAGTCCTTCATTGACTGGAATGTTGATATTAACTTGTCAATTATTACATTAGATAATTTCTCAACTAATGATGCATTGTTATatgattttaaagataaattataagcTAGTTCATTGATATTGAATAGTGATTCTATTCATACGAGGTGTTATGCTCATATTTTGAACTTGATAGTGAAAGACAGGTTGGGAATAATTAATAGGGGGATTGAAATAATCAAAGAAAGTGTACTTTATTGGACAACTTCActtaagagagaagaaaagtttGAGGAAAATATTTGTCATGTTTGTATTCCTATAACTAAAAAGCTGATTTTTGATTATCCAATAAGGTggaattcaatatatttaatggttaagaccttttgatttataaaaatgtattttctcGACTTAAGCAATCAGAAACCCAATATAATAATTTTCCAAGTGAATTTGATTGGGAGTTTGCAAATTTAATCTGTGATCAGTTGAAGATATTTTATAAGgtcataaatgtttttcatgatTATGTATCCTACGACTAATCTATACTTTCCTAATATTTCTTTGATTAGATTGACATTGTAAAATTAGATTTCTTATcatattgaagaaatatcaaacaTGACAATCaaaatgttggaaaaaaaattataagtattAGGATAACATTCATGGTCTAATAGGAGTTGCAGATGTACTTGATCCACAATATAAAATGACTTTGATTAAATGTTATCTTCCTAAAGTACACGGGAGTGAACATGCAAAGCACGAGGATAAGATTCATCGTCTTTGTTATGATTTGGTGGGTTTTTATGCTTCAAGGCAAAAGAAGGTGATCTTCAATCATATATGACTCAACATTTAGATGTTAGCTCTGTAGATTGAAGTTATGATTTGGCTAAATTTGATAGCTATATGATGcaaatgaaaagaacaaaaagttcACATGCTTTGAATAAATTGGATCATTATTTAGATGATGTTTTGCGAAGAAAAGATGATTTTGATAATCTGACATGGTGGAAAGTTCAAGGTGGTAGATACACAATCCTACAATTCATTGCTAGAGATTTATTAGTTATCCTTGTATCTACAATATAAAATTGGTTATTGTATATTAAAGCTCGaggtaaattaataaatatttatgttttattatggTTATATgcattttaacaatttattgGAACATATTCCTAACTTTTATTGTATGCATTGATTTTAGATGGAACAACATTAAATTGTAATAATTATGCCACtatatttaatgattttgattgtAGTGAAGGAGGCTTGGAgtttatactataaaaataattattgccataaaggaaatgaaatctCAATTTGGAAtgtttgatataatattttacttctcatatgtatttttattcatgcacaCCATATCACTAATGTTGGATCAAGTGGATGGGTATGAGTTAGAGTTTTAGTTTGATGTTCAATTgtatgataacaaatgagatATAATACATGATATTAATAGAAAATGCAATCTCATGATATTTAAGGTTATTTATTGGGAAATTATGTAGGTTGTAGattttttcaaagaaacaaGTACCTTTGTTAAACACTTGTGgtcattagaaaatattttcttggaattgAACCTGTTTTACTTAAAGAATTTGTTGCTAAAtgttcttcttttattatttaaaaggtGTATTTGCTACTTCTTTTATCTGGTAGTTGAAATGCACTCCCTCTCAATTAGTATATTATTGTCTGAATATCTATTGTCTATTTCTATTGTTAATCTATATCATCAATGCAAATTtgaatgaattttaaattgcTATGTTTGAATCATTTGATGAAAAGATAATCCATCTAATTTTTTGTAAGATTTATCAAATGCACGACACATTCTATGATTCTAGTTTTAGGTTcgaatatgaatatctaatagaTACCTAATAGATATCCGAAACTCAATTAGATCGGGTTTAGTTTATGCATAATCAGGTTCAAGTCGAGGGGGagtaaaaaatctaatataaaatctTCTATTTTACAAACTCGGAACAATTAAATACCTCGAGCAAGTTGCAACCAGTCTTTACACTTATATGTGCTATGTAGAAAAACAACAgcacattttctttctttgctccCTTTCATTCTCAAAAACAGCACCGGCAAACAGATGTGCTCTCTTACTTATCAATTACCTCAACACAATAATAACATACTTCTCCCATGCATCAAACacatttcaaaaactaaataaattaccCAATGTACTGCAAGATTAACaatatagaaacaaaattatatagcAATTCATGCAAGATTTACCTCAATAGTCAAATAAAGATTCTCCTCTTTGATTAAGCTCTAGGAATTTTCAATCTCTACTTTCAGACAAGACTTCATTGCCTATCAACAAAACAACTCATCAACAAACTCTAAACGTTTTTCTTTATCCTCGTACCAAtgatcatttcaaaaaaaaaaaaattgctaaaaagGAGAGACAGACCCCAATCTAACCTCACTGAAAGTTGGTCGTGGATTCTCTTTTGAAACAAGGGATCCTTCATTGGCTTTGCAGGTTCCACAAGCAATGGAACTGAAAACCAAAccttatttcaagaaaattaagcatattaaaaccaataaaaaacatcatggaCAAACCCCTTCAAAACAAACCATCATTCGTACACCCACAATGGGCGAAGCTTCTTATCTTACAACAACAGTGAGATATGTAGGGTTTGGTTTAGATTAATAACCTTCAGTAGTACTTCTACCACGCAGGACCTGAAGGAATTCGAACCTCAGCTTCTCAgcatcaacaacaaaaacagcttcttcttctttccatttTGACCTCACTCTTCGCTTTTCTTACAATTTGTGTCTGTGTCTGGTATTGTGGTTAGTTTCTTGTTTTGGCGGCGGGCATGTTCTTAAACAAGGGAGTTGAGTCTACACACGGGTGGAGTTTCTTGTTTTGCACGTGCGAGATGCAGGTTTCGCGTAGAAAGAGATGTGATGTTCGAAAGTCAAAACTGCGCCATACATACTAGTTAGCATTTGAATGGTCGGAACTCAGAACAGACTTGAAGGAGTTGATGTCCACATGAAAAAGCTCTGCTCTACTTTGTTCCTTTAGGCTCCAAGACCCAGTTAAGATGTCATGGTTTCATATGGATTCAATGTTGAGGCTTAGAGGTCTTTCCAGGAACATTGGCCTacagaataataataattaacagaTTTATTTGTTTAAGCATGGGGCTGGGTTTAGATAATTTCACTAGCACTATTGCTTAACGAGTCAATTGGGCTCCTCGATGACTTCCTTTTCAAGGAGCATACTTGTTTTTTGGGTCGTCCAAATCAAGGGCTTACAAAACGATCACCCTTTAGCTGATCTATTCCAATGAATGCCAGGAGGGGAAAACACATCAACTTCTACTAGTAAAGACAAGAAAGCTGAAAAATGCAATGCAGCATTAGATCGAAGAATGAGTTTACAAATTGATGTGAACTAATGTGCACAGCCAAATTGCCATGAGAGACATAAATACTTTATCATTTACAAGTATCACTACATATACCAGGTGATAGCATAAAACAAGGAGAAATACGTATCTTCTAATCTGTACTCAAGAATGTTTCAAATGCTAGGTGAGCTTCTAActaactcaataaaaaacagTGGGATATCATTCCTACATTGCAAAGAGAATTGGTAATGCTTCAAAGTACTTTTCCCTCCTTAACTGCAACTCTTACCTGCTGGGTTTCTCTTTCGATTTTCAACAGGTGATGCAGCTTTTACTGGTAGATCAGTATTAGAAGCAGAAGGTGCTAGAACAAGAGATTTCACGGTGCCATTATCATATCCACTGCGATTTCCTATATCATTTCTGGCTGTTTTGGTGCCTCTCTCTACAGATTCTTGTTGAACAAGGGATGCAGCCTTTATAGGAAGAACAGTGGAAGCAAGATTTGCGATAACAGGAGACTGCGTAGTGCCATTACTATGATGAGCCTTATGGTTACCCATTTGAATTCCAGCTTTTATGGTGCTTCTTTCTGTGAGCCCTTTTTGAATTGGTGATGCTGCTTTATTGGGAGGATCGCCATTCAAAACAAGAGTAGCTGCGCCTctgttatgatatccatttctGTGATTTACCGTTTCAATTCCAGTTTTTACAGTGTCTCTCACAGCAGGTTCTTTTTGGTTTCCTGTTTCACATTTGgtcaaagaagaaaacattatttcagAAAGTTAAAGAGGAAGGATCATTTCTCATAGATCACTTGTGAATTTCAGTGCCTGACAAGAGCTCAATAGCAAccaaaaaagatcaaatctCTTCACCATGCTTGGTGAAAGTGACAATCagctctgtctctctctctcacatacACAGAGGGAGAATTGCTTGAGAGCTACAATTGAGTAATTTGGGGCGGTTTGGTATCATTTGCAgttttgatttcttgtttttcaaaaatatataaaacttgcttgttttggttcttaaagaaaataaaaactgacAACCCATTTTTGGAActttgaaaacaagaaaaagtggTTCAAGAGTTTCCAAAAGTAGTTTTCATCTTTAATTGCCTTTTCTTTCATCATTGCACCAGCAGTCTGCAATAATAGGCTTCATCAACACCGTCATCCAATGACCAAAGCTAGGACATCAAACCATCttgaatatcataaatattaactAACTGCTTGAACAGCAAGCATAAATTGGAGAATGCCTCTTTCATGAAAGAGCCAAATTAACCAGTCTTTTGGGAAAGGTTTAATTATGTGAGAATCTTAGCAGATTTAATGCAGCAGCTGAACACGTTATGCATGGTTTTTTCAGTACGCAGGAAATACCTGATTGGCATACTTTTATGCTACCGTAAGTGCTCACTGTATTAAGAATATCGAGGAAACTGGTCAAGATGATCTTTTCCTGCTCTGCGTGGAGCTGTGAGCACTCATATCCATCATCTGGTTTCTGAGTTTTGCTTTGACAAAGCCGTGCCACTCCAATTGGGGACCCCATTTCCATAAACATCATCTCCTCTTCATGGCACATCAAATCAATATCAGGGGAGGATGGCCTGGCATTCTCAACATCACCTGAATCAATGCTTCCATCTTTTTCTGCTTTGTTCCCATTTAGACAGTCATCAGGCATGTGTTCTATGGCATTCCATCCTTTTAGACTACTTTCCTTCTCTTGAGTGGGAGAAGCAGAATAAGTTTCAATATTCTCTCTCTCGGACTGTGTATCCATTTTTCCTACTTTTCCTGGAAATGATCAGTTAATGATTGAGAGTGAATCAAATATCTTATGTCACAAAGAAACAGATAACCATCTGACATCTCCCAGATGCTCACACTAACCAATTTTCTAGCAAACTTATCTGGTAACATTTTTCAATGAGAAATAAATAGAAAcgtgaagaaaaatatattttcattaactaaCCAATAGAATTCCAAAGGCAACGGTGCTTGAGGAAATAAATGCTAAATATCAAGCTCAAGACCTTAATAAATGGCTAAAATATCAGATGTTATAGCATGTGATGACTGATGCTGTGCTATTCAAATTGTTGCATGGGGTGGGGGTATTGTTCCCTCTCCTCAGCTAAATCTTCTCTCTTTAGTCCCAGATAGCTCTACAACCCTGTCCCTCCAACTACTACCTCTTCACCACTTAATGATAGAAACTGAATTTCCatcaatctaataaaaaaaatatacttcagCGTGGATCTCATCAAGTAACTGGACTTGgaaacaaaattatatgaaataggTATTTCATGATAATTGaaggtaatagttttttttttcccttggcaGCACAGTTGATATGTTTCCAGATATCTTTAAACAACAACATAATCAGGCAACATATTATTCTAAAGTTTTCTGTGTACTGattgacacaaaaaaaactagaaactcCTGGAAACATAGctataaataaaatgcagaGAAACAggcacatttttttctttaggcAAAGGAAAACCTGCAAGTGCCTCTGTTGCTTTTCCTGAAATCGCGACCAAGAGGGTGCATATCTCCTTCACAAACTGTGGTTTGAGTACACCTGCCAATGGGGACCTTCACTCATGTGGATGTGAGCTAATCAGTTCTCGGTTCTtgaattgatagaaaaaaaaggagaaaagtttCATTAACATTGTGCAGGAGAATTACAGAAAAGGTGTTACCTGTATGTGGGTTTTGTTGATCCCAATACTGCCCCATTAGCAGTGCGAGAAACAGGGACAGATAATGGAGATGAAAAGGCAGCAGAATTCCTCAGTGTATTTCCCTagtggaaaataaaataaaaaattaataaaggaaaaagatgaaagaaCATCAAGTTACTATTTTGAACTGGGAAGAAAtgagattataaataaataaattctatatTTATCAATGTTAAAGATGAGCTAAAATGTGTAAGCTTTTTCCTTCTCAAAGAACATTCAGACTGTTAGCATAGCTATTCTTGAAATCCAAAAGTACTAAACAAGTATTTTGAAGCAATAAATTACAGGAACAAAAAACATGGCAGCCAATATTTGACGGGCAAAgagtttattttcattgaagCAACACCCCTAATATAGGAGTACGGCTATCAATGGTGGATTGATTATGAAGTAATCCAAAAAAGCAATTCTATACATACAAAATTTTCATACAAAACAGCCTGGCAATTACTCTTttcattcttaaccaaacatttaatatttgtggggccTGCATTTATCAGTTAGCACATCAGTTTGTAAGAAAATTTAGTTCATATGTTTGTATACATTTCATTTTCCCATTCGTATTATGTTTCAACAGTTAAACATAAAGAGTGAAACATTATAAGAATGAAGTAGATCTCTCATATCTATGAACATTATGAAAGTAACCTGTGAGAATTTCGCAGTACTGTGAGCAGGCTGATCCTTGGTTGCTATGCCAAACAGTTCCtcacttttccttttcttggaTGCCAAAGTGGTCCCATAGCCAGATGATCCGATGGCCCCACTAATTGCTGCATTCGTTGCCTGTTGCGCATAAGCTGTGGCATGAGGACTGCCATGAAAGAGAGCCCTTCTTTCATCACTACCTTCGAAATTCTTGCATTCCAAGCATTTACAATTCTCAGAGCAGAAGATATTTCCTTGGAAGCACTCACAATACTTCTTGAGGCACCCTGATCTCTTGCAATTACATCCTTTATTGTGTTTTCCCAACATTTGAACTTCCTGTGCATCTTcctggatttaaaaaaaaaacatttggaaaGTTTTAGATGGATTGCAAGCCATAATGAGAATAGAAACCatagctgaaaaataaaaattcaatttttaaacaaaaataagaagttCATTTTGATCTAAGAACTAATACATGAATCTCTTCTAGTTCAATCTTTAGCCTATAGCAGTCACAGAAAACATTTCTTTGCCAATGAACCTTACTTCATGGAAAAGAAAGGGTGAAAATAGAAACAATGCAGATTGTACAAAGGGAGCAGGCTTTGATAAGAATGATCTATGCGCTTATgccaaataaaattcaaatggaATGGACGGTGCTCAAACTCAAAACGAATTACTCATGCCCAGCCATTGGATTCAAATAAATGATGCCTGTAGTACGCATATAGAATTATTTAGGAAAGttcaaaacaatcaaatcaGAAAATATCATCAGATGT includes:
- the LOC7462936 gene encoding protein tesmin/TSO1-like CXC 6, which produces MEQSETVTEYTPKKLAPQKLDFTAPICRTAPANVPSQTQQVQVNLQTQTPPRPEMLPPPYQERPVSQHEAAAAAQRIPHPVHKISAMPRGKQDSPGSRLANDGTPKKPKQCNCKNSMCLKLYCECFAAGIHCNGCNCLNCRNNVENEKERKEAVETTLQRNPNAFRPKIASSPHGSRDTTEDAQEVQMLGKHNKGCNCKRSGCLKKYCECFQGNIFCSENCKCLECKNFEGSDERRALFHGSPHATAYAQQATNAAISGAIGSSGYGTTLASKKRKSEELFGIATKDQPAHSTAKFSQGNTLRNSAAFSSPLSVPVSRTANGAVLGSTKPTYRSPLAGVLKPQFVKEICTLLVAISGKATEALAGKVGKMDTQSERENIETYSASPTQEKESSLKGWNAIEHMPDDCLNGNKAEKDGSIDSGDVENARPSSPDIDLMCHEEEMMFMEMGSPIGVARLCQSKTQKPDDGYECSQLHAEQEKIILTSFLDILNTVSTYGSIKVCQSGNQKEPAVRDTVKTGIETVNHRNGYHNRGAATLVLNGDPPNKAASPIQKGLTERSTIKAGIQMGNHKAHHSNGTTQSPVIANLASTVLPIKAASLVQQESVERGTKTARNDIGNRSGYDNGTVKSLVLAPSASNTDLPVKAASPVENRKRNPAGKSCS